The Cydia pomonella isolate Wapato2018A unplaced genomic scaffold, ilCydPomo1 PGA_scaffold_30, whole genome shotgun sequence DNA window TATGGAGTTTAGGCAACTAAAGCGGTGATACTAAATTAAAGCATCACGTTTCAgtatatgaaattaaatacttCTTTTATTGAATCACTATTGAATCACTATAGGCAGTAAAAGGACCAATATAAATAGGATTTCCCTATGAATTATatcataactttatttttgattgTACAAACAACATCACGgaaaaaatgaataataatgCAGACTTTAGTAGACTACAATCGGAAATTGCCCGGTTCAGTTCTCAAATACAATTGTTGGAGAGCCAACTACGTAACGTAGAGACCCACAGGGATCGTCTGAAATGGGAATTGGATCGAGTTAAATATCACCACCAGAGTGCACAACGCCAACTTCAAGCTATGGAGAGCAACCGAGTTTCATCTTCCAGCCATGGTCAAAATCATGTGAGTACCACCTCCGATACAATAATGGTAGATGGTAGTTGATAAATGATGTTGTCATTTGCTGTCTAGACATCTATTAATATATTAGAATATGATTATATACTTCAGTAAACGGCAAAGCAACCCTGAATATTGATCAAGTTATCAATATTCTACCCTTAGTACACAGGCGGGCTAAATAAACAACTTTCTATTGGAAGAAAGCTTATTTTGGTTAGGTTAGCAACCAAAGACTGAATAAGTACACAAAAACAACTTTGGGTAGCACCAATAAGGTTGTATGGAATACAGGTATGGGAACAGATAATGTGGGTGTTTCTTTCTTCCAATAATCGATCAACCACGTGTATCTTACCTATATAATCCGCCTGAAACCTGAAATTGTGTCACTCGTTTGAAACTACCCCTCACGTAAGGGTGTACTGTAGCTTTGGTAacgtagttttttatttttagtgataATCATGAGTGATAAGAAGATACAACTAAGCTTATTAGACAAACCAAACCCGTCACGGTTCAGCACTAgaagttttttaaaatttatgcaAAGTCCCGACTCCATCGCccaaattttaaatgaatacaCTGATATAAACAAACACCAGAAGACTGTGGAATCTGATAAGAAGGCTTCAGGTATTTTGCAGAGTATGACAAATATAATTGCGCATAACAGTACTTGTTACGATGTTAACAAGTACATATGTACTAAACATCCCACCAAAGATAGCTTAAATGAATTTTGGAAAACAGTTATAGATGAAAATAGCGATATTATAGTCATACTGTCCACTGACTGCAAAATTACTTACCAATATTGGAGTTTAGAAGAAAATCAGGAAATAAAATGCAACGAGCTTGTGATAAAAACTATCAAAATTGTAATAATGGATTGTTATACTATGTCATTGCTGCAGTTGAAAGAAAAAGGTAAAGTCACGCGGCAAATAGTACTTTATCATTACACTACATGGCCGTCGGACAATATTTCGCATAACCCAATGCAATTAACGAGTTTTATCGGTATTGTAAATGATATTGCAACTTCTGGGCCTATAGTCGTGCAATGCAGTGATGGAAGCAATAAATCTGGAGTATTTTGTCTATTAGATATGTGCATAGCTGAATTTAAGAAGGGAAAGAGTGTAATTATATCGAAAGCTAAGACAAGACAGGTGAACAAAGACTCCATCAGCCAAGCAGagaattatgttttttgttacAACGCATTATATCATTTCGTTTTAAACAATATGAAGTAATTTAGGTTGGCGACGTCCCGTATGGAGCATGTGGTAATTCCGAGCGCGATAACATTTAACCTACGGGAAAACCCGcgataaaatctatttttgtttatgaattCCTCTATCAGCCGACTATATAAGAGTCTTCCAGTAGGACGTAGTATTATTGCGATTCGAGACGAAGAAGTGATATCTTACTCTCTCTAAAAATGGGTTCTGATAAATTGAACGACATATTCGGTTCAGATCCTACCAGAAGAAACTGTACGATATTCCATTCGATTGCTGACTCTGACTGTGACGATATTCTTGATAGAATATTTAACAATTCTGAAGATAAAGCTTTTCAGCACATACTAAAACTCAAGAATAACGACGGAAAAACGTGTCTCCATAAAGTCGTAAGATCCCGAAGTGGAAGTGATGCTGACGAGATGATATCGTTGATGAAAGCTATGGGAGCAGACTTGAATGCCCAGGATAATGCAGGAGACACTGTTTTGCATAAAGCAGTGAAAAAGCGGGACCACGAGCTGGTAAAAGGATTAGTAGAGATGTGCGCCGATAAAAGCATTAATAATAATGATGGATTGACGGCTTATCAAATTGCAGAGCAAATCAATGAAGAAGAAATAATGAAGATACTTTTAATTGAAGAAGATAATAGTTATGAGCGTTCAGTGAGCCCGTCTGTTCCGACAAGCTCAAGTGAAATTAGAGATTTGATATTAAATTCGAGAGATTAACTATTTGTATTTTTGCTAGTGAAATGTGCAAGCTTTGATCTTATTAGTCGTagttttaaactgttttattacatgggtaaatttataataaaggtaattttatttcaaattagcaACAGGTTCTGTTACAACTAGTTTGTTCTATACCTATTTGAAGTAATTGATGAATTGAAGTCATTTAGGTTGGCATGGACCCGTATGGAGCACGCGGCAATTCTAAGCGCGATAACATTTAACCTACGGGAAAACCGGTGATAGaagctatttatatttatgaattccTTTATGTCAGCTCGCTATTTAAGAGTCTCCTAGTAGGACGTAGTATTATTGCAATTCGGGACTTCAACAAGTGAACTAGCTCTCTGAAAAATGTCTTCGCGCAAACTGAACAACATTTTTGGCCAAGAAAGGTCTGAAAGAAATACTACTATGTTCCATTTAATTGCTGAAGAAGGCCTTGACAATATTTTAGATCGCATTTGGAACGCTACCCGTAAAAAAGAACTGGAACAAATACTGAAACTGAAGAACGACGACGGAGAGACGTGTCTACATACTGCTGTTAAAAAACTAAAAGGATCCGAAGCTGAAAGGATAATGGCTCAACTATTCGACATGGGAGCAAATTTGGACGCGCAAGAAGATGGGACAGGAGACACTGTTTTGCACTTAGCAGTAAAACGACAGGACTACGTGCTCATGGACTGGCTGCTTTCAATGCGTATTGATAAGAACATAAGAAATAACAGTGGATTAACGGCATATCAAGTggcaaaacaaaacaatgacTACAAAATGATGAAGATGATTTTGagtgaaaatgaaaatgttgctGAGTGTTTAGTGAACGAGTTAAAGTCCATCAGTTtattgtaattttcataatatttttagacataAGTTTGCAGCTATCAATTATATTCTATCAATTAATAGGTAACAACTTTTATCGATAATTTGATCTTATGAACCGTAgtttttaagtgttttattaaatgggtgaatttaaaataaaggtaattttattttaaatcagcAATAATTTTCCTTACAACTAGTTTGTtctatacctatttaatttaaataatctcTCAATTGTTTGCGTCAATGTTAGTCTATTCTTTTAAATCACATTATTAAAAGTATATCAGCAAAATACACGTCAATATATGTAACAATGTCATGAGCCAAATTTAACTACAATATTTCGAGATATAAAATCAGTTGCTTCAAAACACTTTGTTATTCAAAACAGAGTACATTGGTGCAACTTTCGCACTTGGACCTGTtagttaaacataaataactctTACTTCGTAGTCAAGAGagaagaaattattttttttatagctaTGTAATTAATCTTCAGTACAAACGTGactttttatgttatttccgtgaaaccatacatacatattacaatacataataCAAGACAAGACAGGTGAACAAAGACTCCATCAGCCAAGCAGagaattatgttttttgttacAACGCATTATATCATTTCGTTTTAAACAATATGAAGTAATTTAGGTTGGCGACGTCCCGTATGGAGCATGTGGTAATTCCGAGCGCGATAACATTTAACCTACGGGAAAACCCGcgataaaatctatttttgtttatgaattCCTCTATCAGCCGACTATATAAGAGTCTTCCAGTAGGACGTAGTATTATTGCGATTCGAGACGAAGAAGTGATATCTTACTCTCTCTAAAAATGGGTTCTGATAAATTGAACGACATATTCGGTTCAGATCCTACCAGAAGAAACTGTACGATATTCCATTCGATTGCTGACTCTGACTGTGACGATATTCTTGATAGAATATTTAACAATTCTGAAGATAAAGCTTTTCAGCACATACTAAAACTCAAGAATAACGACGGAAAAACGTGTCTCCATAAAGTCGTAAGATCCCGAAGTGGAAGTGTGAGGAAGAATGTATACATTCTTATTTGTTGTTTTCAgtccaaaaaataaaagtatttttgtagAATTTTATTAGGAAAATTCCAGTGAAGTACCTAAACCTCACCTAGATTTCCTAATTTACattacatgtaaaacatatgTTATTTTTTCACGTCTAGTAATAAACGCTTATCAGGAGGTCGTTTCCTGAAAGCTGTTCAAATTTTACAACTTTTTAAGTAAATTCCTGAGTAAAAGCATTTATATTagtcatttaattattttaatgtacgcCACAAGCTGATGTAAACGCGAGGtacgattaaaataaaaaatgacgaAATTGTCACTTTATGTTGTCAACAAAATGAGCCTAGACTTATGTCATTTCAAGAATTAGATGAACACTAGACCCTTTGTTACGAAATGTCATTAACATCGTAAAGATTAATAGCTGTAATTCATAGAACTGTAGGCAAAATAATTTAAAGCATGTCGCACTC harbors:
- the LOC133533995 gene encoding putative ankyrin repeat protein RF_0381 translates to MGSDKLNDIFGSDPTRRNCTIFHSIADSDCDDILDRIFNNSEDKAFQHILKLKNNDGKTCLHKVVRSRSGSDADEMISLMKAMGADLNAQDNAGDTVLHKAVKKRDHELVKGLVEMCADKSINNNDGLTAYQIAEQINEEEIMKILLIEEDNSYERSVSPSVPTSSSEIRDLILNSRD
- the LOC133533996 gene encoding putative ankyrin repeat protein RF_0381 yields the protein MSSRKLNNIFGQERSERNTTMFHLIAEEGLDNILDRIWNATRKKELEQILKLKNDDGETCLHTAVKKLKGSEAERIMAQLFDMGANLDAQEDGTGDTVLHLAVKRQDYVLMDWLLSMRIDKNIRNNSGLTAYQVAKQNNDYKMMKMILSENENVAECLVNELKSISLL